From a region of the Phragmites australis chromosome 21, lpPhrAust1.1, whole genome shotgun sequence genome:
- the LOC133903479 gene encoding double-stranded RNA-binding protein 6-like isoform X1 — protein sequence MYKNQLQELAQRSCFNLPAYTSLREGPDHAPRFKAAVNFNGEQFESPGFFSTLRQAEHAAAEVALAALARRGPSYSLAARILDETGVYKNLLQEVAQRVGAPLPSYTTERSGLGHLPVFTCTVELAGITFTGDPAKNKKQAEKNAASAAWSSLKQLVRQEANSSNEPENNDEQEQIRIARALLNYRLKEKMAMANYPHASPFPKKFPMQPERKPSLPQSSHSSYSKILPLFRPKSNSRSRTESPASTDGVSQSPARVIESFNPRSRFPAAEAAPYVPVGHYRMPCHSMAPSVTIRTAVPVFSAPPLPPPAARTQQLPPLMSHPPPIRMSSPVRIRPASGPMFAPPAPVQGPKPVIPIQLKDVQHQSRKESVSPVIPVQVKDVQYQPMKESMSPVISVQVKDAQRQPLSGSPSPVIHIQMKDVQSQPLKGSLSLGNSAPLSTLFPAIQSSVKIEAPIQAKEASKAATSEVPCSAAGNTAAVERTASLEFLPTRQLGAADASDDKAEAEHKAEAQAVAEAAIKQLDIN from the exons atgTACAAGAACCAGCTGCAGGAGCTGGCGCAGCGGAGCTGCTTCAACCTGCCGGCGTACACGTCCCTGCGGGAGGGCCCGGACCACGCGCCGCGGTTCAAGGCGGCGGTGAACTTCAACGGGGAGCAGTTCGAGAGCCCCGGGTTCTTCTCCACGCTCCGCCAGGCCGAGCACGCTGCCGCCGAGGTCGCGCTCGCCGCGCTCGCTCGCCGCGGCCCGTCCTACTCGCTCGCCGCGCGCATTCTG GATGAAACAGGTGTTTATAAGAACCTTCTACAGGAAGTAGCTCAGAGAGTTGGAGCACCGTTGCCTTCGTATACAACAGAGCGATCTGGCCTTGGCCACCTGCCGGTTTTCACATGCACAGTAGAGCTAGCTGGTATTACATTTACAGGTGATCCTGCTAAGAATAAGAAACAGGCTGAAAAAAATGCTGCTTCAGCAGCATGGTCTTCACTGAAACAAC TGGTACGTCAGGAAGCAAATTCATCAAATGAACCAGAGAACAATGATGAGCAGGAGCAGATCAGGATCGCCCGAGCTCTTCTCAACTATCGCTTGAAGGAGAAGATGGCAATGGCCAATTATCCCCATGCTTCGCCATTCCCCAAGAAATTTCCGATGCAGCCAGAGAGGAAGCCTTCTTTGCCCCAATCTTCCCATTCTAGCTACTCAAAGATCCTCCCTCTATTTCGCCCTAAATCTAATTCAAGATCCAGAACAGAGTCACCAGCATCGACTGATGGAGTATCTCAATCACCTGCACGGGTCATTGAAAGCTTTAATCCAAGGTCAAGGTTTCCAGCAGCAGAGGCAGCCCCTTATGTCCCTGTTGGGCACTACCGTATGCCTTGCCATAGCATGGCTCCTTCAGTCACAATTAGGACTGCTGTTCCTGTGTTCTCTGCTCCACCTCTTCCACCTCCGGCTGCACGCACACAGCAGCTTCCTCCTCTCATGAGCCATCCTCCACCGATTCGGATGTCATCCCCAGTTCGCATCAGGCCAGCTTCCGGCCCAATGTTTGCTCCCCCAGCTCCTGTTCAAGGGCCGAAACCTGTGATCCCTATTCAGTTAAAGGATGTGCAACATCAATCAAGAAAGGAATCGGTTTCGCCTGTGATCCCTGTTCAGGTGAAGGATGTGCAATACCAACCAATGAAGGAATCAATGTCTCCTGTGATTTCTGTTCAGGTGAAGGATGCACAACGTCAACCGCTTTCGGGGTCGCCGTCACCTGTGATCCACATTCAGATGAAGGATGTGCAATCCCAACCACTGAAGGGATCACTCTCTCTTGGTAACAGTGCACCACTGTCAACTCTATTTCCAGCAATTCAGTCTTCGGTTAAGATTGAGGCTCCAATTCAAGCTAAGGAAGCTTCAAAAGCAGCTACCAGTGAAGTGCCATGTTCTGCTGCTGGCAATACTGCTGCTGTGGAACGCACTGCATCGTTAGAGTTTCTCCCAACAAGACAATTGGGGGCTGCTGATGCCAGCGATGACAAAGCGGAAGCCGAGCACAAGGCCGAGGCTCAAGCTGTAGCAGAGGCGGCCATCAAGCAGCTGGATATAAATTGA
- the LOC133903479 gene encoding double-stranded RNA-binding protein 6-like isoform X2: MPVGLGGLVAGRPPHSHHGAVRRGWRCCADACHLWRYGQDETGVYKNLLQEVAQRVGAPLPSYTTERSGLGHLPVFTCTVELAGITFTGDPAKNKKQAEKNAASAAWSSLKQLVRQEANSSNEPENNDEQEQIRIARALLNYRLKEKMAMANYPHASPFPKKFPMQPERKPSLPQSSHSSYSKILPLFRPKSNSRSRTESPASTDGVSQSPARVIESFNPRSRFPAAEAAPYVPVGHYRMPCHSMAPSVTIRTAVPVFSAPPLPPPAARTQQLPPLMSHPPPIRMSSPVRIRPASGPMFAPPAPVQGPKPVIPIQLKDVQHQSRKESVSPVIPVQVKDVQYQPMKESMSPVISVQVKDAQRQPLSGSPSPVIHIQMKDVQSQPLKGSLSLGNSAPLSTLFPAIQSSVKIEAPIQAKEASKAATSEVPCSAAGNTAAVERTASLEFLPTRQLGAADASDDKAEAEHKAEAQAVAEAAIKQLDIN, translated from the exons ATGCCGGTGGGCCTGGGTGGTTTAGTGGCAGGCAGGCCCCCTCACAGCCACCATGGTGCAGTGCGGCGGGGGTGGCGTTGTTGCGCCGATGCGTGCCATCTTTGGCGATACGGTCAG GATGAAACAGGTGTTTATAAGAACCTTCTACAGGAAGTAGCTCAGAGAGTTGGAGCACCGTTGCCTTCGTATACAACAGAGCGATCTGGCCTTGGCCACCTGCCGGTTTTCACATGCACAGTAGAGCTAGCTGGTATTACATTTACAGGTGATCCTGCTAAGAATAAGAAACAGGCTGAAAAAAATGCTGCTTCAGCAGCATGGTCTTCACTGAAACAAC TGGTACGTCAGGAAGCAAATTCATCAAATGAACCAGAGAACAATGATGAGCAGGAGCAGATCAGGATCGCCCGAGCTCTTCTCAACTATCGCTTGAAGGAGAAGATGGCAATGGCCAATTATCCCCATGCTTCGCCATTCCCCAAGAAATTTCCGATGCAGCCAGAGAGGAAGCCTTCTTTGCCCCAATCTTCCCATTCTAGCTACTCAAAGATCCTCCCTCTATTTCGCCCTAAATCTAATTCAAGATCCAGAACAGAGTCACCAGCATCGACTGATGGAGTATCTCAATCACCTGCACGGGTCATTGAAAGCTTTAATCCAAGGTCAAGGTTTCCAGCAGCAGAGGCAGCCCCTTATGTCCCTGTTGGGCACTACCGTATGCCTTGCCATAGCATGGCTCCTTCAGTCACAATTAGGACTGCTGTTCCTGTGTTCTCTGCTCCACCTCTTCCACCTCCGGCTGCACGCACACAGCAGCTTCCTCCTCTCATGAGCCATCCTCCACCGATTCGGATGTCATCCCCAGTTCGCATCAGGCCAGCTTCCGGCCCAATGTTTGCTCCCCCAGCTCCTGTTCAAGGGCCGAAACCTGTGATCCCTATTCAGTTAAAGGATGTGCAACATCAATCAAGAAAGGAATCGGTTTCGCCTGTGATCCCTGTTCAGGTGAAGGATGTGCAATACCAACCAATGAAGGAATCAATGTCTCCTGTGATTTCTGTTCAGGTGAAGGATGCACAACGTCAACCGCTTTCGGGGTCGCCGTCACCTGTGATCCACATTCAGATGAAGGATGTGCAATCCCAACCACTGAAGGGATCACTCTCTCTTGGTAACAGTGCACCACTGTCAACTCTATTTCCAGCAATTCAGTCTTCGGTTAAGATTGAGGCTCCAATTCAAGCTAAGGAAGCTTCAAAAGCAGCTACCAGTGAAGTGCCATGTTCTGCTGCTGGCAATACTGCTGCTGTGGAACGCACTGCATCGTTAGAGTTTCTCCCAACAAGACAATTGGGGGCTGCTGATGCCAGCGATGACAAAGCGGAAGCCGAGCACAAGGCCGAGGCTCAAGCTGTAGCAGAGGCGGCCATCAAGCAGCTGGATATAAATTGA